The genomic stretch tatattcatatatatatgatttattcatttattgtagagagagagtaagtgtgACTGGGTGGGGCatagggaaagggacagaggatcTTTAGCAAAtgccacactgagtgtggagcccaacagggggttcgatctcatgaccctaagttCATAAcctaagtcaaaaccaagagttggacactaaacTGACTATGCCACAGGCGCGCCATGatcctttatatttttgtgatatcagttgtaacttctctttcatttctgattttatttgagccttttcactttttttagtgagtctagctaaaggttgtcaattttgttaatcttttcaaagaaccagcttttagttATGCTGATCTTTTCCACTGTCTTTTtagtttccatttcatttctttctgccctgatctttattatttccctccttctactaactttgggtttcacttgtttttttttgtttgtttgtttgttttggtttctttaggtgtaaagttagattgcttatttgagattttttttttaatttttatttatttatgatagtcacagagagagagagagagagagagagagagagaggcagagacataggcagagggagaagcaggctccatgcaccgggagcccgacgtgggattcgatcgcgggtctccaggatcgtgccctgggccaaaggcaggcgctaaacctctgcgccacccagggatcccgagatttttcttgtttcttgaggtagacctgtatcactatgaacttccctcttagaactgctttttctatatctcctagattttgatattttgtatttccattttcatttgtatcaaggtatttttatttctcctttcattcatttcttcattaatacattgattgtttagtagcatgtggtttaatctctacatatttgtgattttttccagtttttttcatgtaattatttttctaatttcatactatcatggttggaaaagatgcttgatatgatatcaattctctttaatttattgagatttgttttgtggcctaatatataatttattctagAGAAgattccatgtgcatttgagaagaatgtacattctgctgctttgggtggaatgttctgttatatatctattaagtccatcttgCCTATCTGTCATTTAATGCtgatatttccttattgatttttctgtccagatgatctatccattgatgtaaatagCATATTTAAGTCCTGAACTATTGTTTTACTGTTGGATCCtcctgttaatatttgctttacatatttaggtgctcctacgTTGAGTGCATTAATATTTACAGATATTATATCTTGTTGGATTGaactctttatcattatgtaatgtccgtctttctcttttactgtagtcttttttaaaaaggtattatctatttatttgagagagagcactaatggggtgggggtagggaagggcagagggagagagagaagtagacttcgtacagagcacagagcctgacacggggcttgatcccaggaccctgggatcatgacctgggctgaaggcagatgcttaaccaattgagccacctaagcaccatagtctttattttaaaatctgttttgtttgatataagtatagctgccagccttatgtttgtttgtttttatttgcatgaagcatctttttttttaatgccctcaTTTTCAGTTTGTGTGTAACTTTATATCTGAAGTGagtcttataggcagcatataaatggatttggatttctttcttttttaaaatccatgaagccatgctatgtcttttttttttttttttttttttttttttttttttttttttgagacagagagagagaatacttgTGAGCAGAGGTggggtagaaagagagggagagagaatcttaagcaagctccatgcccaacacaggtTTTGATCTCATAACAttaagctgaaatcaacagtcagatgcttaaccaactgagccactcaggcaggtgccccctatgtcttttgactgaagaatttagttcatttaatgatttaaagtaattattattagATGTATACTTATTCCCACcttattaattgttttctggctattttgtAGCTCCTCTCTATTCTTTCATTCTGTTgttctcttcccttgtggtttgatgactttctttagtgttatgatTAGATTCCTTTCTCATCTTCTGTGTCTTACTGTggatctctttgggttcatcttttTCAGAACTCTCTGGGATTCCTGGATATGGATATATGTGTTCTTCCCCAGTTTAGGgaggttttcagccattatttcttcaaataagttttctcctcccttctctctctctctctcttttcttcctgaggCTCCTATCATGCGAATGTTATTCCACTTGATATTGTCCTATAGTCCCTTAAACtgtctttactttttaatatccttttttccttttgctgctctGTTTGTGTAAGTTCCACTgtcctgtcttccagatcactgatcctttcttctgcttcatctagtctgCTATTGAACCCTTCTAGTGTATTTTCAGCTCAGTCATTCTTTATAGTTCTGTGGCTTCTGTTTGATACTTTCTTGGATTTTACTTATCAATTTTTTTGGatgaagttctcactgtgttcatccattctccTGAGTATCTTtctgaccattactttgaactcttagTCTATCAGGTaaattattatctcaatttttttgaagttttatctttttccttcatttggaaCAAATTCTTCTCTTTCCACATCTTGTTCAattttctgtgattatttctatgtattaggtgAAACAGCTACATCTCCCTGTCTTGAGGAAATGGGCTTGTGTAGGAGATGAACCTTTATCATTCAACTGTGTTCTAGTTCTTGGTTTTCTCTTATGCCTTTGTGGTTTTCCAAGCAGCCTGAGGCATTCTTGATAGGCTCCAGTTGTTGAGGGTGGACCTGTCAGACTTTCAAAGGGGGGAATCTCAATCAGCAGCTAGTTTCAGGCTGACTGGAAGCCAGACCATCTGGAAATAGCTTGTAAATTATACAGATGTATACAGTCCTATGGGACCGCAATCATAAACCCTGCTGACCTCTCGACTAGGTGATCTGCAAGTGTCTCTTGTGTGAGAGTTGTGGAAATTGGGGCTCCAGGTCAGTATATAAACTCCTTTCTGGGAGGTAACAGTGAACTGTAAAGAAACCAAGGGAGAGCACAAATATGGTGACCTTCTGCCTACATTCCCTGAGAACTCCTTCATAGCCTCTAGATGTGTGGCAAACTTGAAGCTATGCTAAAACTCTAGGATGTGTAAATAGATCTTTTTCACAGAAAGACTATTATGATGTATTTCAGTCTGCTGTCTGTAGAGTGCCCTGGGGATAGTAGCCTGCCAAGAACTATCCCCACAATAGTTTCAGTCCCACAGGAGACAGAAACACAAATGcttacacacacaccccagcgaGCCACCAGAACCAGGCAATCAAGGGGAATTCCTTGTGTTGAGTGCATACCCGCTAGCTTTTGTGAGTCAGGGTGAGAGCACAGGGCCCAGGTACATCCATCAGCTTTGGCAAGGCTGCAGGTGAGCGCAGGGCTGGAATTCATGCTTGTCAGCTTTGGAGGGGCAGCTAGAGAAATAGattgtatcttttaaatttcatgttcTACTTGTCTGTTGTtggtcaataaaaatatatttgatatttgtatatgacTTTCTATCAAATTATTTTGCTAAATTCACTTGCCTCCAATAAAATGCTGAGTGGAGAAGTTGATGGCAAACATAGTTATGTTATTCTTAATATTTCACTAGTAAATATAATACTGCTCTAGGTTTTTAGTAGAAAAACTATCAGattaataaaattccattttattcctaGTTGTCCAAGAGTTTTGAGCCATGAgtgagtgttgaattttatcaaatgcatgTTCTGCTTTAGTGAGATGATaatatggtttttctcctttattatgttaatatggtgaatttcatttattatgttcatATGTAAACCCAACCTTGCTTTCCTGGGATAAACCCAATGTGCTcatgatatttattctttttgtttgtcaTTGGAagaaatttgctaatattttgtttaggatattGTATCCTTGTTCACGAAAGAGATTGGCCTGATATTTTTCTTAGTGGTAAAAACCTTACATGATTTTGGTATTAAGGTGATGTAGGCCTCACagaagtttggaagtatttcatatttttatatttctggaaaGATTTTGAAAGATAGATGCCATTTCTTAATTGTTAAGAAATGTTTGGAAGGATTCAGTGGTAAAGCTTTCTGGGTTTAGAGAGTTTTTTGTGCATAGGTTTTTAATTCTAAATAGAGAACagttcagtttttttcttgtgcCAGTGTTGCTAAGCTTTTCaatgaatttatctattttatctaaatttttataagttttggccaaaagttgtttttaatatCATCTGATTATCTTTTTGTGCCTCTAAGATCtgtagaaatgtttcttttttcagtaCTAGTATTTGTTATTTAGGCCTTCTTCCTGTTTTTATCTTGATTAGTCTTGCTAGGCCTTTATCAATCACATTCATCTTTGAAAGAACTAACTTGGTTTACTGGTTTTGtttattgtagttttgttttctatctaATTGATTTATGATACTTGCTTATATCTCTagtttttatctttcctttttcccttgaaaatatgtatttagtcTGGAAATTTCCCCCTAAGTACAACTCACTAGCATCCTACAAGTTTGGATATTATATATCTTCTGTcagttaaaaatactttatatctTCAGTTGTGGTTTCTCTTTGGATCCATTAGTTATTTGGACATCTCAATGTATAAATTTCAAATATCTAGTGATGTTCTtgtctttttgtatttatatctAACTTAATTCCACTAACCTAAAATGTGCTTCtcttcctttaacatttattgagacttgttttatgacctaGGATATGGTTAATTTTGgcaaaaatttcatttaaatgtaaaaaatatgatCTGAAGTTGAGTGCAGTGTTCTATATATATGAATTAGATCAAGTTTATATCATATCGCTCAAATCTTCTATACCTTTACTGTGGACTTGTCTATTTCAACATTTAGTACTATAaggttttgctttatatatttttaggttcACACAAACTTAAGATCATTTTAACTTCCCATTGGACTGGCCATGTTATAAAATGTCTCTTATAGTCTCTATTAATACTTTTGGCCTTTATGTCTACTTTCTGTTATTAGTATAGCTAGCATACcagttttctttaatgtttgCATGATACTTTTCCATGGCTTTACTTtcaatttctctatatttttttacttagGATGAATCTCTTAAGTATGTGTTAGATTTTtgttggggacacctgagtggctcagcagttgaggatctgccttcaactcaggtcatgatcctggagtcctgggaccaagtcccacatcggcccccacagggaacctacttccccctctgcctgttttGGTATTCAGTCTGAAAATCTTTGTCcttaattggagtatttagttcattacatttaatgtaattactgatatagTTGGGTTTAAGTTTaccattttcctctttgctttctacatgttctgtctcttcttttgtcttttttttaatttggatttatcaagtattttttaaaaattttattccaatatagttagcatataacagtgttatattaatttcaggtgtacaatacagtgattcaacgaTTCtaatacatcactcagtgctcatcacaataagtataGCCTTAATCCTCctcacctatttaacctatccctcccattcacctcccctctggtaaccaccagtttgttctctatagttaagagtctgtttcttggtttctctctctttcatttgcttatttgttttgtttcttaaattccacatacgagtgaaataatatggtatatgtttttttctgactgatttatttcatttagcattatattctctgacttcatccatgtcattgcaaatgggaagatttcattcttttttatggctgaataatacatatatatatatatatatatacatatatatatatgagtatatatacacacacatacatatatatatgtatatcacatattctctatctattcatctatctggAAGCAGATAGCATCCGTggatgggctgcttccataatttgactgtCGTAAATAATGCTCCTATAAACACTGGGGTACGTATATCCCTTTGAatgagtgtttttgtatttttaaaagatttttaaattttatttatttttaaagagagacagaaagaaacagcatgagcagaggggaggggggagacagagggagaaggagagaatccctaagcaggttccatgctgagcatgaagctcaatggcctgatcccaggaccccaagattgtgacctgagccaaaatctggAATTggtcgctcaaccaactgagccatccaggcaccccagtgtttttgtattttgggggtaaatacccagtagtgtgattactggatcatagtacaattctatttttaacattttgaggaaactttataccattttccacagtggctgcactagtttgcattcttAGCAACAATGCGAGAATATACCTTTTCTTCCAAATCCTCTTATGATTggccatttcttttattttttattttaatcattctgacagatgtgaggtgatatctcactgtagtttttttaaaaaatattttatttacatatttgagatagagcaagagagagagaacataagcaaagggagaggcagaggcagagggagaagcaggctctccacccaacagggagcccgatgcagagctcaatcccaggaccctggaatcatgacctgatctgaagacagacgctcaactgactgtgccacccagttgcctcttcattgtagtttttatttgcattttgctgatgatgaatgatgttgagcatcttttcctgtgtctgttggccattggGATGTCTTcgttggagaaatatctgttcacgtcttatgcccattttttaattggattatttgtttttttttttttttgaatgttgaattgtatcaattctttatatattttggatactaacccttgtCAGATAGGTCAtcggcaaatatcttctcctaattcagtaggttgccttttagttttgttgattgtttccttggctgtgtagaagctttttgttttgaggtagtccaaatggtttatttttgcttttatttcccttgcctcaggagacatatctagaaaactgttgctatggccgatgtcagagacattaccaCCTGTGCTCTCGTCTAGGATTTTAATGATTTCAGGTCACACATTTAGGTTtttactccattttgagtttatttttgtgtatagtgtaagaaagttacccaggttcattcttttgcatgtaactgaccagttttcccaacaccatttttgaagagagtgtcttttccccattgcatatttttccctgctttgttgaagattagttgatcatatatatatttatttatttatttgcataattgTGGATATACTttggagttttcttttctgttcactacgatcaaatgggatttattcctcaGATGCAAGAGGGGTTCAATATTTGCATATCAATTGGCATGATATATCATATTAAttagagaaaggataaaaaccatatgatcattccggtagatgcaaaaaaaagcatttgacaaagtacaacatccattcgtGAGAAAAGCCCTCAGCAAAGgcaatatatgaaaaacccatggTGTACATCGTACTCAGTTGGGAAGAATTGAGAGCTTcccctctatggtcaggaacaagacaagggtgtccactctcaccacttttattcaacatagtactggattcatcaagtatatttttcaccaaatattttttaattattccattTCCCCCTCTAttagcttattattatttttaaaaagatgttatttattcattcatgagagacacacagagagaggcagagacacacgcagagggaggagcaggctccatgtagggagcccgatgtgggactccatccagcaacctgggatcatgccctgagccaaacagatgctcagccactgagccacccaagcacccctctatTAGCTTATTAGATAtgcattcttttattgttttctctagAGATTACAAAATTTATTCTCACTCAttatgatataataatataatataaatttatacttGTACCATTTCCTAGACAATGTAGAGATCTTATAACTTTTTAGCTCCATTTGTTCCCCTTCCATCTGTTGTACTCTTGTTAtcagatatctttattttaaatatattttaaaccccacaagacattatttttaaacactctaaatgttaatttaattttacccGCATATTTACTTTTTGGTAGTTTTCATTCCTGCATTACCTTACTTCCACTGGGGATCATTTTCCTGCTACCTGGAGAATTCTCTTCAGTATTACTTTTAGTGTGCTCTGCTGTGGTAAATCTCAGGtttcatctgaaaatatctttattttttgcctccatctttaaaggatattttcattgtggttttatagAAGTCTccatatagaattctagattggcaATCATTTTCTTTTAGTGCTTTAAAGGTGTTGTTCCATTGTCTTCTACCTTCcatcatttattttgattatttatttatttatttatttatttatttatttatttatttatagatcatgcacagggagggacagagggaaagggagagaagtagactttctgctgaatgcagagcccagcgtggaactcagtcccatgaccctgagctcatgacccgagctgaaatcaaagagccagacacttaactaattgagccaccaggtgctccccatcatttctttttaaaagtcaatgtagggggcagcccgggtgtctcagcagtttagtgctgtcttcagcccggggcctgatcctggagactgggatcgagtcccacgtcgggctccctgcatggagcctgcttcttcctctgcgtgtgtctctgcctctctctctctctctctctgcctctctgtgtgtgtctctcatgaataaataaataaaatctttttaaaaattaaaaaaacataaaagtcaaagtaggatcatgatctcagctcaggtcttcatctcagggtcgaGTTCAAGCTCTATACTGGGTtccactctgggtgtggagcctacttagtaatgataataataagaatagtgatgatgatgatgatgatgatgatgatcttAAAAAGTCAATGTAGGGCCTTATGATTGTCGCTTTGAAAGcacttatctttttcttctctggacatttttattatatcctctttggttttcagcagcaTTTTCCTATAATGTGTCTAGATGTGgcttcatttatatttatcctgCACGGTGTTTgaaggtcatctttttttttttttaagatttatttatctattcatgagagacacagattgagaggagaggcagagacataggcagagggagaagcaggctccgcaatgtgggactcgatcccggatccggggatcacaccctgagccaaaggcaggcgcccaatctctgagccacccaggtgtccctgaaggtCATCTTGAATTTGTTGCTTTGGTGCTTTTCATgagttttggaaaatttttattcAATGTCTTAAAATATTGCTTATGTTCTTGTCTCTCCTTTGCTTCTGAGTCTCCATTAACATAAATGTTAGAACTTTTCACCATGTCTTATATATCTCTTACgctcttttatgtattttcctatctttttttttttttttttttttgcatgcttcAGTATGGATGTTTTTCTGTAGGCccatctttcatttccttaatcCTCTTTCCTGTTGTGTCAAAGAGCTTGCTACTCTTTCTAGTGAATTCTCAatttcacatatttaatttttcaattctagtatttccatttaattcttcTGTATAGATTCAAAATCCTCATCTTATCATCTCCTGGACATATTAATCAAACTTACCTTAAAGTCTATAGTTGTTAATTATTAGCAAAAGTGCTGGTCTGATATAAGCTTCTCAATTGTAGCAGTAAGCAGAAACCTCACCCACGTTATTTAAAGAATATCAGGGAATCTGGATTTTCACATGAAATCTCTTGGActggactcctgggtggctcagcggttgagcatctacctttggctcagggcgtgatacccgggtcctgggatcgagtcccacatcaggtttggagcctgcttctccctctgcctgtgtttctacttctttctatatctctgatgaataaataaataaatctttaaaaaaaagaagtctttggaTTTTACATGTTGGTCACtgatttaaatattctaaaaacacCCTAGGGAGgccaatgaaaacatttattcagGCTGGATCCAGGCAGTTTATTACTTCTCAGTTAGACAAAGTGAAAATTGGAAGTGGGCTATCTCAGGGTCCTCCTAGCCCTGCTTCCTTGTTTAGAAAAGAGATTCCTGGgctgaggagagagacagagacagggagggagaagcaacagAAGTGCAGATGTTAATGTGACTTAGGTAGAGGGACTTTACAAGATCCTAGGAAGCAGAAAAAGACTCTAGATAGTTTTATAGATGTGAGAACAGAGGGGATGTGTGGCCCATTGGGGGACAAAGGTGGTGGCAAGATGCCTCAGAAGCAGCATCAGACTGGAACTGGATGCCTCAGTTCCAGTCTGAGCATCCAATTTGTGCCAAACACAGCCTGTAGAGGTCCCTGCATGGGGCAGGGACACGACTAAGAGAGCCCCAAGCCATAAGGAGCCGGGTGGAGAGGAAGGCAGGATGTCCTAGCAAAGGTGTGCATGAACCTCTGACCTCACCGCTCCTCACTCCCCTGCTTGTCCACTACTTCTTGGTCACTCTGGCCTTTACATATGGCAGCCGTGTCAGGGTCTAGCCATCTCTTGGGAATATCTGCAGATATCCACAGGGCTCTTTATCTCACTCTATTCACATGTTGGTGAAACCGCCTTGGGGGAGTGCTCAGACAGGCCCGATCCCACTCCCTAAAACAGCTCACACCCACAAACTCTTCTCGTCCTATCCCCATTTCTCTGCTCTGTTCTCATCCTCAGCGATTATAGGGTAACCCTCCCTGTTTGAGGACCCCATGCTTTTGTGAATTCACCTACTTGCTGAAATTCACGCAAAGCCCCCAGGTCAGTACCCACAGGGGTTTCATCGTCCTCCGCAGACAGGCCCAGGGTGGTGGAAACGTTGAGTCACTAACAACGCGCATTCCCAGCTGAGGTCCAGCAACATGCGGCCGCCTTCTAGTTTTAGGGCTCCCGCTATCAGCAAGTATCCTTTGTCCATGGTCCGTTTAGTGCCGCTCTTGTGTTGTTGctgcatttttgcatttttgctgGTGATTCTGCTGTTTCAAATGGCTCCCAAGCAGTGCTGATGGGCTGGCCAGCGTCCCTAAGCACAAGCAGCCTGTGACATATCTTGCGGAGAAAACGTGTGTTCGGGAAGCTTCGCTCAGGCGTGAATTAATTGTGCTGCTGGTCCTAAGTTCAATGTCAGTGAATTaagaatgtatattaaataagaggtctttaaacaaaaatactcGTAAAGCAAGGTTCTGTGTTGAGCAGTTGACAAAGATATTATGACCAGAGGCTTGGAGGACCTTAAGCCTGTATTTCTCCTAGAAACAATGTTTCCACATTTGCCAACTCAgcaactttatagaacataacagCCCTGAATAAGGAGAATCTACTGTGTCTGatactatgtattatatacttgccTATTATCTATCTCTTCCTCTAGAAGGTAAGTccaaggtgggggtgggaaggggcttTGTCTGACTCGCTCAGGGCTGTGACTAGAATAAGGGCCAGCACATGGTAGGCATGCAGTAAACATTTGTGAAATGAGTGAATGATGGCAGATCAAGCCTGCACGATAATCATTTTTAATGTCGAGCCCGACAAGGGTAGGTTAGGAAAGGGTTTTGGAAAGAGACAACCGAGAAAAATACTTATCTGCTTAAAATGAATTGAATCATGCAGATATCTGTGGAAAGAGTCTGGGACGGGTGTGTGCAAAGATCCTGAGGCAGGAGCCCTTTGCTTGCCTGATGTTTTCAGGAGATGGCAGGGAGGCCAGCGTGGCTGGGAACACAGGGCTGGGATAAAGGGGCAGGAAGTCAGAATGGTAACCAGAGAGGGTTTAGTCACCTTTCATCACCTTTCCACGCCCAGTGCTAAGAATCGTGCCCAGAACGAACGTAGTAGGCGTTTGGGGGGAAATGTGTTGAATGTTCACATGTGACactttagggtttttaaaaatattttatttatatatttgagagatagagacagagcatgagctgggggaagaggcagagggagaaagagattccCTGATGAGCGAGAAACCCACTgcgaggctcgatcccaagaccctgagatcaggacctgagccgaagacagatgcttaaccgacggagccccCCGGGCAGCCCCACGTGTGGCACTTTAATGCCAAAGCCGGGGATGGTAGAGAAAACCTTGAATGGACAAATTAAGTTTCGTCCTATCCCAGCAGAGCGGGGGACTCAGAATAGGAATTAAGTAGAGTTGTTCAATTGTCGCAAATCAAATGGGGATTGTGACCTCACAAACCCATGGCATGGACTATAATGCGTCCTGCGGCCCAGGGCTGAGATCTGGGTCTCTTGGGTGACTTCACAATGGCCAGGGTGGTGTCCTGCCCACCACCACAGCCCCAGTCCACCATGCTAACCACCCTGTGCCTGCTGCTCAACCTCGCCACCCCCTTGCTGGGGTTCTATCCTTCCTTCAGCTGTCCCAGTGAGAAGCAATGCCAAACAGCCCTCCTCTCAGACAATGACATCTTTTTGCTCTGCAACTCTTCTGGGGCACAGTGGAACTTCTTCTTCATGAACAACAGGGCCAACTGGCCCAACAAAGTCTCCAGCGTTTCCAACATAGAAATAATACCTGGAACCGGCATTCTCATTAGGAGTCCGTTGCCCTCCCAGACAGGCTTCTATCACTGCCAGGACGAGAATGGCATCCAGGTGGTGCAATACGAGGTTGACTTCCAGGATGTCAGCACCCTGCATATTACACACAAAGGCCTGGGCCAGAAGCCCCTGCAGAATGAGACTCTGAGTCTGGGCGGCGAGGAGCTCATCTTCACCCGCTGGGAGCCCTGGCAGGACTGTAACCGCTGTGGGGAGCCCGGCGAGCGGAAACGCCTGGGGTACTGCTACATCGAGGAGCCCCTGCAGAAACCCGTGCCCTGCTGGCTCTACCTGGGGGATCTGAAGATGTGGTCCACCCGCCTGCGACCTGAGATGCAGGTGGAAACCTGCCATGTCCCGTGCAAAACATCAACGCTGGATTTCATCACCTTTGACAACTTTGAGATCAGCGAGGAGTCAGAATCCGTGTGGCTCACCTGCCCCCTGGGATCCATCTACAGGTGATGGAGGCAGGCACCAGCCCCTCACCCCTCGCCAGGCTCCCCCAATCTGGAGCCCTCATGACTAATTCGTGCAGAGGGCAGGGCTCCCCCGGGAGCAGCCCTGCAGGCTATCTCTGCTGGCCTCTTCAGACGTGCCTTTGGCAAGAATCCCCTGGTGCCCACATGCTCTTGGGTCACACAGGTGGTACAGGACAGCTGACACCTATGGAGGGCTCGGCTGGTTCTGGGCCTGGTCCCGTGGTTGGCCCATGCTGTGGATGCGGCAGTCAtcggacccccgcccc from Canis lupus dingo isolate Sandy chromosome 1, ASM325472v2, whole genome shotgun sequence encodes the following:
- the FAM187B gene encoding protein FAM187B isoform X1, with translation MARVVSCPPPQPQSTMLTTLCLLLNLATPLLGFYPSFSCPSEKQCQTALLSDNDIFLLCNSSGAQWNFFFMNNRANWPNKVSSVSNIEIIPGTGILIRSPLPSQTGFYHCQDENGIQVVQYEVDFQDVSTLHITHKGLGQKPLQNETLSLGGEELIFTRWEPWQDCNRCGEPGERKRLGYCYIEEPLQKPVPCWLYLGDLKMWSTRLRPEMQVETCHVPCKTSTLDFITFDNFEISEESESVWLTCPLGSIYRPILWEANDMPLTWQGQLSNQDLNTVLEPANGGRQLQVFQPAIYKCFVQQELMARFNPRPFPDVPEALREEEAGRQQGAREASKGKAGPVLKGLKLTLLVGIVLGLLGLLLKFFHHSQGKRSDQVLLVK